From Cannabis sativa cultivar Pink pepper isolate KNU-18-1 chromosome 8, ASM2916894v1, whole genome shotgun sequence, a single genomic window includes:
- the LOC115698736 gene encoding external alternative NAD(P)H-ubiquinone oxidoreductase B1, mitochondrial, with the protein MTFSSFFSRASKALHGYPVAPKLLILCTISSGSLVAYSESQSDVSSPGVNANQIEHGKKRVVVLGTGWAGTSFLKDLDASLYDVQVVSPRNYFAFTPLLPSVTCGTVEARSIVEPVRNIIKKRTGEVRFFEAECVKIDSSNKKVICRSNFDDKALGNEEFCLEYDYLVIALGAQVNTFNTPGVKENCHFLKEVEDASKIRRSVIDCFEKASLPGLTEEEKRANLHFVIVGGGPTGVEFAAELHDFVEEDILKLYPGVKDLLKITVIQSGDHILNMFDERISSFAELKFGRDGIDVQTGCRVTSVSEKEITMKSKTNGQVYSIPHGLVVWSTGVGTRPVVKDFMDQIGQANRRILATDEWLQVKGCKNVYAIGDCASIDQRKIMEDISAIFEAADKDKSGSLTVSEFQDVIDDILIRYPQVDHYLRSKHLADVTDLLKDSEGKGRKEVDIEGFKSALSQVDSQRKSLPATAQVAAQQGSYLSRCFNRREHCEANPEGPRHFRSSGQHLFRPFQYKHFGQFAPLGGEQAAAELPGDWVSMGHSTQWLWYSVYASKQVSWRTRVLVVSDWTRKFIFGRDSSGI; encoded by the exons ATGACATTCTCATCATTCTTTAGCAGAGCTTCAAAAGCATTACATGGCTACCCCGTTGCTCCCAAGCTCCTCATCTTATGTACAATCAG TAGTGGAAGCCTTGTAGCATATTCAGAATCACAGTCAGATGTGAGCTCTCCTGGTGTTAATGCTAATCAAATTGAGCATGGGAAAAAGAGAGTGGTGGTTCTTGGCACAGGATGGGCTGGCACTAGTTTCCTTAAGGATTTGGATGCTTCGTTGTATGATGTTCAGGTTGTTTCGCCTAGAAATTATTTTGCATTTACGCCTTTATTGCCTAGTGTCACATGTGGGACAGTTGAAGCTCGAAGCATTGTTGAACCAGTTCGGAACATTATAAAGAAG AGAACAGgagaagtaagattttttgagGCTGAATGTGTCAAGATTGATTCTTCAAATAAAAAGGTTATATGCCGGTCGAATTTTGATGACAAAGCACTAGGGAATGAAGAGTTCTGTCTAGAATATGATTACTTGGTTATAGCACTTGGAGCCCAAGTAAATACTTTTAATACTCCTGGTGTCAAGGAGAATTGCCATTTTCTGAAG GAAGTAGAGGATGCTTCGAAGATACGGCGTAGCGTGATAGATTGTTTTGAAAAGGCTTCACTTCCTGGGTTaactgaagaagaaaagagagcaaATCTTCACTTTGTTATTGTTGGAGGGGGTCCTACTGGTGTGGAATTTGCTGCAGAGCTACATGACTTTGTTGAAGAAGATATACTCAAGTTATATCCTGGAGTTAAGGATCTGTTGAAAATCACAGTGATCCAATCAGGAGATCATATCTTAAACAT GTTTGATGAAAGAATTAGTTCTTTTGCCGAGCTGAAATTCGGAAGAGATGGTATTGACGTTCAAACAGGATGTCGGGTGACTAGTGTGTCTGAAAAGGAGATTACAATGAAGAGCAAGACAAATGGACAAGTCTACTCCATACCCCATGGATTGGTTGTATGGTCAACCGGTGTTGGGACTCGTCCAGTGGTGAAGGACTTCATGGACCAAATTGGGCAG GCTAACAGGCGTATTCTAGCAACTGATGAGTGGTTGCAGGTAAAGGGGTGCAAGAATGTTTATGCCATTGGTGACTGCGCTTCAATTGATCAACGTAAAATCATG GAAGATATATCAGCCATATTTGAAGCAGCAGACAAGGACAAATCTGGCTCCTTAACAGTTAGTGAATTTCAAGATGTAATAGATGACATCCTCATAAGGTATCCTCAAGTGGATCATTATCTAAGGAGCAAACATCTAGCTGATGTAACAGATCTGTTGAAAGATTCTGAAGGTAAAGGCAGGAAGGAAGTGGACATTGAAGGATTTAAATCAGCTCTTTCTCAAGTGGATTCACAGAGGAAGAGTCTGCCTGCAACTGCACAG GTTGCTGCTCAACAGGGTTCATATCTTTCTAGATGCTTCAATCGCAGGGAGCACTGCGAAGCAAATCCTGAAGGTCCTCGGCATTTTAGAAGTTCTGGACAACATCTGTTTCGCCCCTTCCA GTACAAGCATTTTGGGCAATTTGCTCCTTTAGGGGGAGAACAAGCTGCAGCTGAACTACCAGGAGACTGGGTTTCCATGGGTCACAGTACTCAGTGGCTATGGTATTCTGTATATGCAAG CAAGCAAGTAAGCTGGAGGACTAGGGTGTTAGTGGTATCTGACTGGACAAGGAAATTCATCTTCGGGAGAGATTCAAGCGGCATTTGA
- the LOC115701212 gene encoding uncharacterized protein LOC115701212, producing MAMIVPTLSFQNPSLSSLKSIGVRSRTAPFSSSITKIQSFNPIQTHNFHGFSGRTPELLFRRNLRVCVAAKEDSDGGFDEAEKQARGESTMPERFRYLTKEAPDPPMRWPFFVAVAFLLYAWRAVLFELHNWKKAAIAIVHFLGYLSKLALALIFHFLGDPITSVIRSIETTFYSIRSFYSGIVAYAPVPELTTIIILSSIVLAIAEATVPDSINSQPYILTLSGLIGYAAVGGYISEPFFWTLLVGLYGFSRFFKKRDDVSSSLPAVAVLAAVGEPWIRVLVIGSYLALAIYHHSKKFPEREEEAVMTARKLPLPLLGVALAIGIRIAAKWAGYRHLTWMIV from the exons ATGGCGATGATAGTTCCCACTCTCTCCTTTCAAAACCCCTCTCTTTCCAGTCTCAAAAGCATTGGAGTTCGATCCCGAACAGCCCCGTTTTCCTCTTCTATAACCAAAATCCAATCATTCAATCCCattcaaactcataactttCATGGTTTTTCAGGGAGAACACCTGAACTCTTGTTCAGAAGAAATTTGAGGGTTTGCGTGGCTGCCAAGGAGGATAGCGATGGTGGTTTTGATGAAGCTGAGAAGCAGGCTAGAGGGGAGAGTACTATGCCTGAGCGGTTCAGGTACCTGACGAAAGAAGCTCCCGACCCTCCCATGAGATGGCCTTTCTTTGTAG CGGTGGCTTTTCTACTCTATGCATGGAGGGCAGTTTTGTTTGAGTTACATAATTGGAAAAAGGCTGCAATCGCCATTGTTCATTTTCTAGGATATCTCTCCAAACTTGCATTGGCCCTTATCTTTCATTTCTTAGGTGATCCAATTACTTCGGTTATCAGATCCATTGAGACGACATTTTACAGCATTCGATCATTCTACTCTGGCATTGTTGCTTATGCTCCAGTTCCCGAGCTGACCACAATTATCATACTGTCATCAATTGTCCTTGCTATTGCAGAAGCCACAGTTCCAGATTCCATCAACAGCCAACCGTATATCCTCACCTTATCTGGCTTAATTGGTTATGCAGCTGTAGGAGGCTACATCTCTGAGCCTTTCTTCTGGACCCTTTTGGTGGGGCTCTACGGATTTTCTAGATTTTTTAAGAAGAGAGATGATGTTTCATCGTCATTGCCTGCAGTAGCCGTTCTGGCTGCCGTTGGAGAACCTTGGATTAGAGTTTTGGTGATTGGTTCATATTTGGCTTTAGCGATTTATCATCATTCGAAGAAATTTCCCGAAAGGGAGGAAGAAGCAGTAATGACAGCTAGGAAACTTCCACTTCCGCTGCTGGGTGTTGCCTTAGCGATTGGAATTCGTATTGCTGCCAAGTGGGCTGGTTACCGGCATTTGACATGGATGATAGTATGa
- the LOC115698843 gene encoding protein TIC 20-IV, chloroplastic → MAVNAAMAPAQGCLIALSSQTPFLGPRHRNGLGEKYNEYKNSVVTFGHLINAMPQLSSRIRSQRNRQQLYSLPKGMSLSHIDASSAFIYANEGWLLGKIPLSHDKGRSSVRAQAQAREITSGGLRYPAHNEKPVWWWRTLACAPYLVSMQISEAGLYVQPFLSHHEFLEDLVFFIPGAAKRWSSWFVMVYVLLCYSAVVKNEDWPHFFRYHLMTAMLLETALQVLWHSSNFMPLIHFSGSFGMYYWAAVGFIYICILLEGIRCALGGKYYKIPFVSDAALIHTLFHVGGFHRPF, encoded by the exons ATGGCTGTCAATGCAGCCATGGCGCCTGCGCAGGGCTGCCTTATCGCCCTCAGCTCACAAACTCCTTTTCTCGGCCCCAG GCATAGAAATGGTTTAGGAGAAAAATACAACGAGTACAAGAATTCCGTAGTGACATTTGGGCATCTCATCAATGCAATGCCCCAGTTGTCAAGTAGAATACGTTCACAAAGAAATCGTCAGCAGCTGTATTCCCTCCCAAAAG GAATGTCTCTGTCACACATTGATGCATCATCTGCCTTCATTTATGCAAATGAAGGCTGGCTGTTAGGCAAAATACCATTGTCACACGATAAAGGCAGATCATCAGTGCGGGCACAAGCACAAGCGCGGGAGATAACTTCAGGCGGGTTGCGCTACCCTGCACACAATGAGAAGCCAGTGTGGTGGTGGAGAACTTTAGCATGTGCTCCCTATTTAGTCTCTATGCAGATCTCAGAAGCAGGATTGTATGTACAGCCCTTCCTATCACACCATGAATTCTTAGAAGACCTTGTATTCTTCATCCCCGGGGCTGCTAAAAGGTGGTCATCATGGTTTGTAATGGTATATGTCTTGTTGTGTTACTCGGCAGTGGTGAAGAATGAAGATTGGCCTCACTTCTTCAGATATCATCTGATGACAGCCATGTTATTGGAGACAGCCCTGCAAGTTCTTTGGCACTCGAGCAATTTTATGCCACTTATACACTTCAGTGGCTCTTTTGGGATGTATTATTGGGCAGCTGTGGGGTTCATTTACATTTGCATATTGTTGGAGGGCATAAGATGTGCTCTTGGTGGCAAGTACTATAAAATCCCATTTGTTAGTGACGCTGCTTTAATCCACACTTTATTTCATGTAGGAGGTTTCCACAGGCCTTTCTAA
- the LOC115699765 gene encoding probable galacturonosyltransferase 10: protein MRRRPAEFRRPVRRRLFSNALWWPLCAVAVLLFIYVLSKGNQIESRPAISRRSFRHDRIMEGLNVTEEMLNPNSVARQISDQISLAKAFVVIAKESNNLQFAWELSAQIRNSQFLLSNAAIRRAPLTVGESESTIHDMAILLYQAQQFHYDSATMIMRLKAKIQGLEEQMSSVNEKSSKYGQIAAEEVPKSLYCLGVRLTTEWFRDSSLQRKFKDRKQMDMKLKDNNLYHFCIFSDNILATSVVVNSTALNSKSPEKVVFHLVTDEINYAAMKAWFSMNSFRGVTVEVQKFEDFTWLNASYVPVLKQLQDSETQNYYFSGSSVDARTPIKFRNPKYLSMLNHLRFYIPEVFPALKKVVFLDDDIVVQKDLSGLFSLDLNNNVNGAVETCMETFHRYHKYLNYSHPLIRSHFDPDACGWAFGMNVFDLVEWRKRNVTGIYHYWQERNVDRTLWKLGTLPPGLLTFYGLTQPLDPSWHVLGLGYTNVDHQLIEKGAVLHFNGNSKPWLKIGIEKYKPLWEKYVDYTHPLLQGCNFH from the exons ATGAGGCGGAGACCCGCGGAGTTTCGGCGGCCGGTGAGGCGGCGGCTGTTCTCGAATGCTCTCTGGTGGCCTCTCTGTGCTGTGGCGGTTTTGCTTTTCATTTATGTTTTGAGCAAAGGGAATCAGATTGAGTCCAGGCCCGCCATTTCAAGG AGATCTTTCAGGCACGACAGGATCATGGAAGGTCTTAATGTTACAGAAGAAATGTTGAACCCCAACTCAGTGGCAAGGCAGATAAGCGACCAAATTTCTCTTGCAAAAGCTTTTGTTGTGATCGCCAAAGAAAGTAACAATCTTCAGTTTGCTTGGGAGTTAAGTGCCCAGATCCGCAATTCACAGTTTCTCCTCTCAAATGCTGCAATAAGGAGAGCTCCGTTGACAGTTGGAGAATCAGAATCCACTATCCATGACATGGCTATTCTACTCTATCAAGCCCAGCAATTCCATTATGATAGTGCTACAATGATTATGAGATTAAAAGCCAAAATCCAAGGTCTTGAAGAACAGATGAGCTCTGTGAATGAGAAGAGCTCGAAATATGGACAGATAGCAGCTGAAGAAGTTCCAAAAAGTTTATACTGCCTTGGTGTCCGTTTGACTACTGAATGGTTTAGAGACTCAAGTTTACAGAGGAAATTCAAGGATAGAAAACAAATGGATATGAAACTTAAAGATAACAATCTATACCATTTCTGTATCTTCTCTGACAATATCCTTGCCACTTCAGTTGTGGTCAATTCTACTGCTTTAAATTCTAAAAGTCCAGAAAAGGTTGTCTTCCATCTGGTTACTgatgaaataaattatgcagCGATGAAAGCCTGGTTCTCCATGAACAGTTTCCGTGGAGTGACGGTTGAGGTCCAAAAGTTTGAAGACTTTACTTGGCTAAATGCTTCTTATGTCCCTGTTCTTAAACAGCTCCAAGACTCTGAAACTCAGAACTATTACTTTTCTGGCAGCAGTGTCGATGCTCGAACTCCTATCAAGTTTCGGAATCCCAAATATTTGTCCATGCTGAACCACCTCAGGTTCTATATTCCTGAAGTTTTCCCTGCACTGAAGAAAGTAGTTTTCCTTGATGATGACATTGTTGTTCAGAAGGATCTGTCTGGTCTTTTCTCCCTAGATTTAAATAACAATGTCAATGGAGCTGTTGAGACATGCATGGAGACATTTCATAGATaccataaatacttaaattactCTCACCCTCTTATAAGGTCACACTTTGATCCTGATGCCTGTGGATGGGCATTCGGGATGAATGTATTTGATTTGGTTGAATGGAGAAAAAGGAATGTCACCGGCATATACCATTATTGGCAAGAGAGGAATGTTGACCGAACATTGTGGAAACTGGGTACATTGCCTCCTGGTTTATTGACATTCTATGGGTTGACACAGCCTTTGGATCCCTCATGGCACGTATTGGGCTTGGGATATACAAATGTTGATCATCAGTTGATAGAGAAGGGTGCAGTGCTGCATTTCAATGGGAACTCAAAGCCATGGTTGAAGATTGGAATAGAAAAGTACAAGCCCCTTTGGGAGAAATATGTTGATTATACTCATCCATTACTTCAAGGCTGCAATTTCCACTGA
- the LOC115700279 gene encoding QWRF motif-containing protein 3, which produces MKKYGNESLLFSDSVKPRKPKSREVSSRFLSSIETGIPSPTQGLSPVRRKPGTSTFPELKKNRAHHYHQLEDPGYLRGLWPSSITATTSSSSPSSSANKLDTLADHLGNDRLNDLLERKSSDIFERQRSSRETNRFENDKQSSKENHRPILGGSMRYYTGSSSSSSGFSGKVSSSTKVFNNNIISNSSSDIVVPGRFSVDENALHQNPSRRMSDNFSEVLDFSDGFSSRVKKTGVEVSSKYMNDITTTSTSTRSRRGATDSNISNPVSLDRSPRLGKLSIKNAIKRANSLTSGSTGGKSQWALSPGRSSSPSLSVESKGKLQSFSSLKPPPTTTTTSTTNSPSKTNKRVEKLFNMSLGLFKSKNLSSPSSSSSSSTTTTTIVNSNSSSSNSLTGGGYSFIEASHQLRVLHNRLMQWRYANARAEAVDFNIANHVKRNLSSAWDGLTKLQHSVAQKRIQLQKEKLEMKLNFILQSEFKLLEAWGDMERQHLASVSTTKDCLHSVVCKVPLIEGAKVDVQSASLTFRHASDLTSAIKSMLTTFHPSAGKIGPLISDLAEVVAQERLLLEECLELFRTISILELKERHLKSSVIQMEFWQQQQEKQQMPQRVGSALS; this is translated from the exons ATGAAGAAATATGGAAACGAATCACTACTGTTTTCGGACTCTGTTAAGCCGCGAAAGCCAAAATCCCGAGAAGTAAGCTCTCGTTTTCTATCTTCAATCGAAACTGGAATCCCATCTCCGACTCAAGGCCTCTCACCGGTTCGGAGAAAACCAGGCACGTCGACTTTTCCCGAACTGAAGAAAAACCGGGCTCATCATTATCATCAGCTCGAAGACCCCGGTTATCTACGTGGACTCTGGCCTTCGTCAATTACCGCtactacttcttcttcttcaccatCATCTTCAGCCAATAAGCTTGACACTTTGGCTGATCATCTGGGAAATGACAGGCTCAATGATCTTCTGGAGAGAAAAAGCTCTGACATTTTCGAAAGACAGAGAAGTTCCAGAGAGACAAATAGGTTCGAGAACGATAAACAAAGCAGCAAAGAAAATCACAGGCCAATTCTTGGAGGGTCAATGAGATATTATACAGGAAGTAGTAGTAGTAGCTCGGGATTTTCAGGGAAAGTTTCTTCGAGTACTAAGGTATTTAATAACAACATCATCAGTAATTCAAGCTCAGATATAGTAGTTCCCGGGAGATTTTCTGTGGATGAAAATGCTTTACATCAAAACCCATCACGTCGAATGTCGGATAATTTTTCAGAAGTATTGGATTTCAGTGATGGGTTTTCTTCGAGAGTTAAAAAAACAGGGGTTGAAGTTTCTTCAAAGTACATGAACGACATAACAACAACATCAACAAGTACAAGGTCTAGAAGAGGAGCTACTGATTCGAACATATCGAATCCAGTGTCGTTGGATAGGTCTCCGAGGTTGGGAAAACTTTCGATCAAAAACGCTATCAAAAGGGCTAATTCACTTACGTCTGGTAGTACTGGTGGAAAGTCTCAATGGGCTTTATCGCCTGGGAGATCGAGTTCACCTTCTCTGTCTGTTGAAAGTAAAGGAAAATTGCAATCTTTTTCCAGTTTGAAACCTCCTCCTACTACCACTACTACTTCTACTACTAATAGTCCatcaaaaacaaataaaagggTTGAAAAGCTTTTCAACATGAGTTTAGGCTTGTTTAAAAGCAAGAATCTttcttcaccttcttcctcttcttcttcttcaactacTACTACCACTattgttaattctaattctTCTTCTTCGAATTCTCTGACCGGAGGAGGGTATAGTTTTATTGAGGCCAGTCATCAACTTCGGGTGCTTCATAATCGGTTAATGCAGTGGCGTTATGCAAATGCCAGAGCTGAGGCTGTGGATTTCAATATAGCTAATCATGTAAAG AGAAATTTGTCTAGTGCTTGGGATGGTTTAACAAAGTTGCAACACTCAGTGGCACAAAAAAGGATACAGCTTCAGAAGGAAAAGCTTGAAATGAAGCTCAACTTTATACTTCAATCTGAG TTTAAGCTATTGGAGGCTTGGGGAGACATGGAAAGGCAGCACTTAGCTTCAGTTTCCACAACTAAAGATTGTTTACATTCAGTTGTTTGCAAAGTACCCTTGATAGAAGGGGCAAAG GTAGATGTTCAATCAGCTTCACTCACATTCAGACACGCTTCAGATCTCACTTCTGCCATTAAATCAATGCTAACAACTTTTCATCCTTCG GCTGGGAAAATTGGTCCATTAATATCAGATTTAGCAGAGGTAGTTGCACAAGAGAGGTTGCTCCTAGAGGAGTGTCTTGAACTTTTTAGAACCATATCGATCCTAGAG CTTAAAGAAAGGCATTTGAAGTCTAGTGTTATCCAAATGGAGTTTTGGCAACAACAACAAGAGAAGCAGCAGATGCCACAACGAGTAGGATCGGCACTAAGTTGA